The proteins below are encoded in one region of Pseudonocardia sp. DSM 110487:
- a CDS encoding MFS transporter, whose translation MAVTVTEAEARKVAFGAFVGTALEWYDFFLFGTAASLVFNRLYFASDDVVVATAGAFASFAVGFLARPLGAAVFGHLGDRIGRRKCLIITVALIGFVTGAIGLLPTYFSIGVAAPVLLTLLRLLQGVAVGGEWGGAVTLAVEHAPKEHRGRYAAMPQIGSPIGTLLSSGAFLLVSLLPPESFDAWGWRLPFLAAFPLLYIALWIRRRVEESPLFEQLLKEDELASSPVTQVFRHALPQLLVGAGSAFLGIGGFYLITTFVISYGTANLGMPRSLLLTATLVAAAVEIVVLVVGGRMAERFGPGHITLIGGVVSALVAFPTFWMIDTTNPALVIIGVTLAVACLSIPYAVSGALLTDLFPARLRYSGVALSANVAGIVSGFVPLLATALLTVSDGQSWSAALLLVVIALITAASGALAPRIALAHDEVVSR comes from the coding sequence ATGGCGGTCACCGTCACCGAAGCCGAGGCGCGCAAGGTCGCGTTCGGCGCGTTCGTCGGCACTGCGCTGGAGTGGTACGACTTCTTCCTCTTCGGCACAGCGGCGTCGCTCGTCTTCAACCGGCTCTACTTCGCGAGCGACGACGTCGTCGTGGCCACCGCGGGCGCCTTCGCGTCGTTCGCGGTCGGCTTCCTCGCGCGCCCGCTCGGCGCGGCGGTGTTCGGCCACCTCGGGGACCGCATCGGGCGCCGCAAGTGCCTGATCATCACGGTCGCCCTGATCGGGTTCGTCACCGGTGCGATCGGGCTCCTGCCCACCTACTTCTCGATAGGCGTCGCCGCTCCGGTGCTGCTCACGCTGCTGCGGCTGCTGCAGGGCGTCGCGGTCGGCGGGGAGTGGGGCGGCGCGGTGACCCTCGCCGTCGAGCACGCCCCGAAGGAGCACCGCGGCCGCTACGCCGCCATGCCGCAGATCGGCTCCCCGATCGGCACGCTGCTGTCCTCGGGCGCGTTCCTGCTGGTCTCGCTGCTGCCGCCGGAGAGCTTCGACGCGTGGGGCTGGCGGCTGCCGTTCCTCGCCGCGTTCCCGCTGCTCTACATCGCGCTGTGGATCCGGCGCAGGGTCGAGGAGTCGCCGCTCTTCGAGCAGCTGCTGAAGGAGGACGAGCTCGCCAGCTCCCCCGTCACCCAGGTGTTCCGCCACGCCCTCCCCCAGCTCCTGGTGGGCGCCGGGTCCGCGTTCCTCGGTATCGGCGGCTTCTACCTCATCACCACCTTCGTGATCAGCTATGGCACGGCCAACCTCGGCATGCCCCGGTCGCTCCTGCTCACCGCCACGCTCGTCGCGGCCGCCGTCGAGATCGTCGTGCTCGTCGTCGGCGGGCGGATGGCGGAGCGCTTCGGGCCCGGGCACATCACGCTGATCGGCGGGGTGGTCTCGGCGCTGGTCGCGTTCCCGACGTTCTGGATGATCGACACCACGAACCCGGCGCTCGTGATCATCGGCGTGACGCTCGCCGTCGCGTGCCTCTCGATCCCGTACGCGGTGTCCGGGGCGCTGCTCACCGACCTCTTCCCGGCGCGCCTGCGCTACAGCGGCGTGGCGCTCTCGGCCAACGTCGCGGGCATCGTGAGCGGGTTCGTCCCGCTGCTCGCCACCGCGTTGCTCACGGTCAGCGACGGGCAGTCCTGGTCGGCCGCGCTCCTGCTGGTGGTCATCGCCCTGATCACGGCCGCCTCCGGCGCCCTTGCCCCGCGGATCGCGCTCGCGCACGACGAGGTGGTGTCACGTTAG
- a CDS encoding amidohydrolase, protein MDVDLVVRNAVIVTVDDAVPRAHTLAVHHGRVLALDADGLRGRVEIDAQGAALVPGFGDAHNHMAWFGSSLDEVDLSGLTDLATLYDRVAERAAALAPDAFVIGAGYDDTAIGGHPHRRELDRAAGGRPVVLKHRSGHVTTVNSPVLARIGVLDGTAVVPEGGVVVRDDDGPTGTLEEQAQNLASALLVPYATDDLARAIGKAAAVYAAEGLTHVTECGIGGGWVGRSPRELAAYHQAREAGTLTVRVQLMPVADALHPVAGHASDPDGIGLDLGIRTGFGDDRLRIGPMKIFTDGSLVARTAAMHEDFCDRHSHGYFQDDPDLLRSRILGAHAAGWRIAAHAIGDRAIDLALDAFAEMQRTYLRPDARPRIEHAAVTAPEQIARMAELGVTPVPQVRFLYEIGDTMAAAVGPDRAAGLYRHASFLRAGLRVPGSSDRPVAAGAPLLGMQSMVQRRTSNGAVIGPDERVDAATALRAYTLDAAWIAGEERDRGSLTPGKLADFVLLTDDVTAVETDRIGEVGVVATFVGGRCTHGAEETGAEKLALDQEG, encoded by the coding sequence ATGGACGTCGATCTGGTCGTTCGCAACGCCGTGATCGTCACGGTCGACGACGCGGTGCCCCGCGCGCACACGCTCGCCGTGCACCACGGCCGGGTGCTCGCCCTCGATGCCGACGGGTTGCGGGGCAGGGTCGAGATCGACGCGCAGGGCGCCGCGCTCGTGCCAGGGTTCGGCGACGCGCACAACCACATGGCGTGGTTCGGGTCGTCGCTCGACGAGGTCGACCTCTCCGGCCTGACCGACCTCGCCACGCTCTACGACCGGGTCGCGGAGCGCGCCGCGGCGCTCGCTCCCGACGCGTTCGTCATCGGCGCCGGCTACGACGACACAGCGATCGGTGGGCACCCGCACCGCCGCGAGCTGGACCGGGCCGCGGGCGGGCGACCGGTCGTGCTCAAGCACCGCTCCGGCCATGTGACGACGGTGAACAGTCCGGTGCTCGCCCGTATCGGCGTGCTCGACGGAACGGCCGTCGTCCCCGAGGGCGGGGTCGTCGTGCGTGATGACGACGGTCCCACGGGCACCCTCGAGGAGCAGGCGCAGAACCTGGCGAGCGCGCTGCTGGTCCCGTACGCCACCGACGATCTCGCCCGTGCGATCGGCAAGGCGGCCGCGGTGTACGCGGCCGAGGGGCTCACCCACGTCACCGAGTGCGGCATCGGCGGCGGCTGGGTCGGGCGCTCCCCGCGCGAGCTCGCCGCCTACCACCAGGCCCGCGAGGCGGGCACGCTCACCGTGCGGGTGCAGCTCATGCCGGTGGCCGACGCCCTTCACCCGGTGGCGGGTCACGCGAGCGATCCGGACGGCATCGGCCTGGATCTGGGCATCCGCACCGGCTTCGGCGACGACCGGCTGCGCATCGGGCCGATGAAGATCTTCACCGACGGCTCGCTCGTCGCCCGCACCGCCGCCATGCACGAGGATTTCTGCGACCGCCACTCGCACGGCTACTTCCAGGACGACCCGGACCTGCTGCGCTCCCGCATCCTCGGCGCGCACGCCGCAGGCTGGCGGATCGCGGCGCACGCCATCGGCGACCGCGCGATCGACCTCGCCCTCGACGCGTTCGCCGAGATGCAGCGCACATACCTGCGCCCCGACGCCCGGCCACGCATCGAGCACGCCGCCGTCACCGCACCCGAGCAGATCGCGCGCATGGCGGAGCTGGGCGTCACGCCGGTGCCGCAGGTCCGGTTCCTGTACGAGATCGGCGACACGATGGCCGCCGCCGTCGGGCCGGACCGGGCCGCCGGGCTGTACCGCCACGCGAGCTTCCTGCGCGCGGGGCTGCGGGTGCCGGGCAGCTCCGACCGGCCGGTCGCGGCCGGTGCGCCGCTGCTGGGCATGCAGTCGATGGTGCAGCGACGGACGTCGAACGGGGCCGTGATCGGCCCCGACGAGCGCGTCGACGCCGCCACCGCCCTGCGCGCCTACACCCTCGACGCCGCGTGGATCGCGGGCGAGGAGCGGGATCGCGGCAGCCTCACGCCCGGCAAGCTCGCCGACTTCGTGCTGCTCACCGACGACGTCACGGCCGTCGAAACGGACCGGATCGGCGAGGTCGGCGTCGTCGCCACGTTCGTCGGAGGGCGCTGCACCCACGGCGCCGAAGAAACAGGCGCCGAGAAGCTGGCCCTGGACCAGGAGGGATGA
- a CDS encoding urease subunit alpha, giving the protein MDRAEYARRYGPTTGDRIRLADTELWVEVEADDTEAGEELLGGCGKTARHGALVSSSADRSSALDMIVLGVVLLDPVLGIRKTNIGIKDGRVVGVGRAGNPDVLDGVTLDVDAHTAMITGEGLLATPGIVDSHVHLSNADLAAAALSAGVTTIVGMGIGGVWDVGANPRHNLHSLIAGWADVPVNAAFLARGSSTSAGLLEEAVLSGCAGFKVHEDWGATPDVIDTCLGVAESADLPVALHTDTLNESGYLADTLDAVGGRTVHAYHVEGGGGHPDLLSIVSRPNVLTSSTTPTLPLTPSTVAELGPMTLTVHRGHAHVPSDAAIAASRIREHAISAENWLHDQGAISIVNSDALGMGRIAETARRTWQLASVQAALAGETGPEVANNVRVLRYLAKLTHNAAVAHGIAAHVGSLQPGRLADIALWNPAWFGAQPELVIKSGFVAWGAAGSGSGSTRLTQPRRMRAFYGGHGGAPARLAHVFVSGQADPAALPAGRTYSPIADSRGLTCADMLHNTATPDVEVAPEPIPVRVDGREIPLHRSATLPLTRLHHLG; this is encoded by the coding sequence ATGGACCGCGCCGAATACGCCCGCCGCTACGGGCCCACCACGGGAGACCGAATCCGCCTCGCCGACACCGAGCTCTGGGTCGAGGTCGAGGCCGACGACACCGAGGCCGGCGAGGAACTGCTCGGCGGGTGCGGGAAGACCGCCCGCCACGGCGCACTCGTCTCGAGCTCGGCCGACCGCTCCTCCGCGCTGGACATGATCGTGCTCGGCGTCGTGCTGCTCGACCCGGTGCTCGGCATCCGCAAGACCAACATCGGGATCAAGGACGGCCGCGTCGTCGGCGTCGGACGCGCCGGCAACCCGGACGTCCTGGACGGCGTGACCCTCGACGTCGACGCGCACACCGCGATGATCACCGGGGAGGGCCTGCTCGCGACGCCGGGCATCGTCGACTCGCACGTCCACCTGTCCAACGCCGACCTCGCCGCTGCCGCGCTCTCCGCCGGCGTGACCACGATCGTCGGGATGGGCATCGGCGGCGTGTGGGACGTCGGCGCCAACCCCCGCCACAACCTGCACTCCCTCATCGCCGGCTGGGCGGACGTGCCGGTCAACGCCGCGTTCCTGGCCCGCGGGTCGTCCACGTCGGCAGGGCTCCTCGAAGAGGCGGTCCTCTCCGGCTGCGCCGGGTTCAAGGTGCACGAGGACTGGGGCGCCACCCCGGACGTGATCGACACCTGCCTCGGCGTGGCCGAGTCCGCCGACCTGCCGGTCGCCCTGCACACCGACACGCTCAACGAGTCCGGCTACCTCGCCGACACCCTCGACGCCGTCGGCGGCCGCACCGTACACGCCTATCACGTGGAGGGCGGCGGCGGGCACCCCGACCTGCTGTCGATCGTGTCCCGGCCCAACGTGCTCACCAGCTCGACGACCCCGACGCTCCCGCTCACCCCGTCCACCGTGGCCGAGCTGGGCCCGATGACGCTCACCGTGCACCGCGGCCACGCCCACGTCCCGAGCGACGCCGCGATCGCCGCCAGCCGCATCCGGGAGCACGCGATCTCGGCCGAGAACTGGCTGCACGACCAGGGCGCGATCAGCATCGTCAACTCCGACGCGCTCGGCATGGGCCGCATCGCCGAGACCGCGCGACGCACCTGGCAGCTCGCGTCCGTGCAGGCCGCGCTCGCCGGCGAGACCGGCCCGGAGGTCGCGAACAACGTGCGCGTGCTGCGCTACCTGGCCAAGCTCACCCACAACGCCGCCGTCGCACACGGGATCGCGGCGCACGTGGGCTCGCTGCAGCCGGGCAGGCTCGCCGACATCGCGCTGTGGAACCCGGCGTGGTTCGGCGCCCAGCCCGAGCTCGTGATCAAGTCCGGGTTCGTGGCGTGGGGCGCGGCCGGGTCCGGCTCCGGCTCCACCCGGCTCACGCAGCCGCGGCGGATGCGCGCCTTCTACGGCGGGCACGGCGGCGCACCGGCCCGGCTGGCGCACGTGTTCGTGTCCGGGCAGGCCGATCCTGCCGCGCTACCGGCGGGGCGCACGTACTCCCCCATCGCCGACAGCCGCGGTCTCACCTGCGCCGACATGCTGCACAACACCGCCACCCCGGACGTCGAGGTGGCGCCCGAGCCGATCCCGGTGCGCGTCGACGGCCGGGAGATCCCGCTGCACCGGTCCGCGACGCTGCCGCTCACGCGGCTGCACCACCTGGGATGA
- a CDS encoding urease subunit gamma: MHLTPREHERLLLAAGADLARRRLARGALLGAPEAVALVCDEICELAWDGLSHEEVVARARELIEPGQLVDGVPAAVPALQVEALFPHGSVLVHVDAPFGPPPTDGPGAVRAAAGDVELAPGRERATAVLRNTGHLPIWVSSHVPLDQLNPALHIHGPEGRYRLDVPAGTAVRVDAGAEREVAVVRIGGTA; encoded by the coding sequence ATGCACCTGACGCCCCGCGAACACGAGCGACTGCTGCTGGCCGCGGGTGCCGACCTGGCCCGTCGCCGCCTCGCTCGCGGCGCCCTCCTCGGGGCGCCCGAGGCCGTGGCGCTCGTGTGCGACGAGATCTGCGAGCTCGCGTGGGACGGCCTGTCGCACGAGGAGGTCGTCGCCCGCGCCCGCGAGCTGATCGAGCCAGGGCAGCTCGTCGACGGCGTCCCGGCCGCGGTGCCCGCGCTGCAGGTCGAGGCGCTGTTCCCGCACGGCTCGGTGCTGGTGCACGTGGACGCCCCGTTCGGGCCGCCGCCCACCGACGGTCCCGGCGCGGTGCGCGCCGCGGCAGGCGACGTCGAGCTGGCGCCCGGCCGCGAGCGGGCCACGGCGGTGCTGCGCAACACCGGCCACCTGCCGATCTGGGTCTCCTCGCACGTACCCCTCGATCAGCTGAACCCGGCGCTCCACATCCACGGGCCAGAAGGCCGCTACCGGCTCGACGTCCCGGCGGGCACCGCGGTGCGGGTGGACGCCGGGGCGGAGCGCGAGGTCGCCGTCGTCCGGATCGGGGGCACGGCGTGA
- a CDS encoding NAD(P)/FAD-dependent oxidoreductase, whose amino-acid sequence MTRILISGGGIGGLALAQALRRTSLDVAVYERDPSPELRNQGYRIHIDRDGNAALAACLPQEVLDLARRTSGVNGDLVAGYTHQLEQLMAQVFTPTDDELTCVDRYTFRQGLLTGMADIVHFGQTVACYEVLASGRVRVDFAEGGSDEGDLLVGADGVGSAVRRQLLPHATVRDIGVRCLYGRMPLTGATDPLVPADFDRGFSWVADRTGYGAGFAPVRFRTPPGNGASDYLMTTLTATPERLGVSDEKLFRMAPEELWRLTIDATAAWHADVRELFAHADASTFFPITIRAGERVEAWEPGPVTLLGDAIHTMPPTGGVGANTALRDAQTLAGELTRGSSLVDAVAAYERVMLPRGFEVVDSSLRMAGQLFGTPSVSTGGSR is encoded by the coding sequence ATGACTCGCATCCTGATCAGCGGTGGTGGCATCGGCGGCTTGGCGCTCGCGCAGGCGCTGCGCCGTACGAGCCTGGACGTGGCGGTGTACGAGCGGGATCCCTCGCCGGAGCTGCGCAACCAGGGCTACCGCATCCACATCGACCGCGACGGCAACGCCGCGCTGGCGGCGTGCCTGCCGCAGGAGGTCCTCGACCTGGCGCGGCGCACCAGTGGCGTCAACGGCGACCTCGTGGCCGGCTACACGCACCAGCTGGAGCAGCTGATGGCGCAGGTCTTCACCCCGACCGACGACGAGCTCACCTGCGTGGACCGGTACACGTTCCGGCAGGGTCTGCTGACCGGCATGGCCGACATCGTCCACTTCGGACAGACCGTGGCCTGCTACGAGGTGCTGGCGTCCGGGCGGGTGCGCGTGGACTTCGCCGAGGGCGGCAGCGACGAGGGCGACCTGCTGGTCGGCGCCGACGGCGTCGGGTCGGCGGTGCGGCGGCAGCTGCTCCCGCACGCCACCGTGCGCGATATCGGCGTCCGCTGCCTGTACGGCCGGATGCCACTCACGGGGGCCACCGACCCGCTGGTGCCCGCGGACTTCGACCGCGGGTTCTCCTGGGTGGCCGACCGCACCGGGTACGGCGCGGGGTTCGCGCCGGTCCGGTTCCGCACGCCGCCCGGGAACGGCGCGTCCGACTACCTCATGACGACCCTCACCGCCACGCCCGAACGTCTCGGAGTGTCGGACGAGAAGCTCTTCCGGATGGCGCCGGAGGAGCTCTGGAGGCTCACCATCGACGCGACGGCGGCCTGGCACGCGGACGTCCGCGAGCTCTTCGCGCACGCCGACGCGAGTACGTTCTTCCCGATCACGATCCGGGCAGGCGAGCGCGTCGAGGCGTGGGAGCCCGGCCCGGTCACGCTGCTCGGCGACGCGATCCACACCATGCCGCCGACCGGCGGGGTGGGCGCGAACACCGCGCTGCGCGACGCGCAGACGCTCGCCGGTGAGCTGACCCGCGGCTCGTCGCTCGTCGACGCGGTCGCGGCGTACGAGCGGGTCATGCTCCCGCGCGGGTTCGAGGTCGTCGACAGCTCGCTGCGGATGGCCGGTCAGCTGTTCGGGACACCCAGCGTCAGTACGGGCGGAAGCCGGTGA
- a CDS encoding nitroreductase family deazaflavin-dependent oxidoreductase: protein MSSAAETSHTDDLAPTTPFRRNEHSEAMNITDSPDRSVAEHVRRYLATDGRDGYLEGGTTNLILTTTGRKTGKLRRTGLFFGSDGDRYVLVASGSAFGHPELPNWYYNLVANPEAEVQIRADRFRIRARTASGAERVRLWDLMTAQAPVYHRYARMAEQEIPVVVLEKVS from the coding sequence ATGAGCAGTGCCGCCGAGACCTCCCACACCGACGACCTCGCGCCCACCACGCCGTTCCGCAGAAACGAACACAGTGAGGCCATGAACATCACCGACAGCCCTGACCGGTCCGTCGCCGAACACGTCCGCCGCTACCTCGCGACGGACGGCCGGGACGGCTACCTCGAAGGCGGCACCACCAACCTGATACTCACCACGACGGGAAGAAAGACCGGCAAGCTCCGCCGCACGGGACTGTTCTTCGGGTCGGACGGCGACCGCTACGTGCTCGTGGCCAGCGGCTCGGCGTTCGGTCACCCCGAGCTACCCAATTGGTATTACAACCTCGTCGCCAATCCCGAAGCGGAGGTGCAGATCCGCGCAGACCGCTTCCGCATCCGAGCCCGTACGGCAAGCGGGGCCGAACGGGTACGGCTGTGGGACCTGATGACGGCGCAGGCGCCCGTCTACCACCGCTACGCCCGGATGGCCGAGCAGGAGATTCCCGTCGTCGTGCTGGAGAAAGTGTCATGA
- a CDS encoding pyridoxamine 5'-phosphate oxidase family protein, which yields MTEFSEIREAFDAYVGDIVYATMTTVDAKGRPRARVLIPVWEVLDGLPLGWLATYRTPVKAAHLAGNPHTTFSYWSPRQNAVSIDTVAEWVEDLDVKARVWDLYRTGSPPGAGYNLGKFWKSPADPELHVLRLEPWRIQVIRGSDINSRIWRSPAGWAARRFGAEAGESTNR from the coding sequence ATGACCGAGTTCAGCGAGATCAGGGAGGCATTCGACGCCTACGTCGGCGACATCGTGTACGCCACCATGACCACAGTGGACGCGAAGGGACGACCACGGGCCAGGGTGCTGATCCCGGTGTGGGAGGTGCTGGACGGGCTGCCACTCGGCTGGCTGGCCACCTACCGGACCCCGGTGAAGGCGGCCCATCTGGCGGGCAACCCGCACACGACGTTCTCCTACTGGTCGCCGCGCCAGAACGCGGTGAGCATCGACACCGTCGCGGAATGGGTCGAGGACCTCGACGTCAAAGCCCGGGTATGGGACCTCTACCGCACAGGCAGCCCACCCGGCGCGGGCTACAATCTGGGAAAGTTCTGGAAGAGCCCCGCGGACCCCGAACTGCACGTTCTCCGCCTGGAGCCCTGGCGAATTCAGGTGATCCGCGGCAGCGACATCAACAGCCGAATCTGGCGCAGCCCCGCGGGTTGGGCTGCTCGGCGCTTCGGCGCGGAGGCGGGGGAGAGCACTAATCGATAG
- a CDS encoding AraC family transcriptional regulator, whose protein sequence is MTSDAGAPTPSARHTVSPHLTRLLLEAGVTAGLDRSAIARVPGLTLQDWNSVRIPTAAILRAWDLVSVPLRDAGGSGRAMELWRPGSLGVWDYLFATADTLGDALRASARHFDAIADPIDKVTVVRDDEGVTFGWDGPYRDDVSYPLIAEFVPSMLLTAAAWGAGRPLTPVSVQLPHRAPARHRRLIDLYGTRRIDFDSDRPSITFSAADAEAQLPRADPVLAGILSSHAQRTVATARRVLGWLDRFHAVLESAFAAGPPELSQVAHRLAMSPRTLQRRLRQEGTGWREEVDGFRQQRADQMLRASSLSVETIAARVGYSDPRALRRAVHRWYGHGPAAVRSDPSCTGSPRRGDGEEPVE, encoded by the coding sequence GTGACCAGCGATGCTGGCGCACCGACGCCGTCGGCGAGGCACACCGTCTCGCCGCATCTGACACGGCTGCTGCTCGAAGCGGGTGTCACCGCCGGTCTGGATCGGTCGGCGATCGCACGTGTTCCCGGCCTCACACTCCAGGACTGGAACTCGGTCCGGATCCCCACCGCCGCCATTTTGCGGGCCTGGGACCTGGTGTCCGTGCCTCTGCGGGATGCGGGCGGGAGCGGGCGGGCGATGGAGCTGTGGCGGCCAGGCAGTTTGGGCGTGTGGGACTACCTGTTCGCCACCGCCGACACACTCGGCGACGCGCTGCGCGCCAGCGCTCGTCATTTCGACGCTATCGCCGACCCCATCGACAAGGTCACCGTCGTCCGCGATGACGAAGGCGTGACGTTCGGCTGGGACGGACCGTACCGGGACGACGTCTCCTACCCCCTGATCGCCGAGTTCGTGCCGTCCATGCTGCTCACGGCAGCCGCCTGGGGTGCGGGGCGCCCGCTGACACCCGTGAGCGTGCAGTTGCCGCACCGTGCCCCGGCCCGGCATCGACGGCTGATCGATCTGTACGGCACCCGCCGCATCGACTTCGACTCCGACCGTCCGTCGATCACCTTCTCGGCAGCCGATGCCGAGGCGCAGCTCCCGCGAGCCGACCCGGTACTCGCGGGGATTCTGAGCAGCCATGCTCAGCGCACGGTCGCCACCGCCCGGCGGGTGCTGGGCTGGCTGGATCGGTTCCACGCCGTGCTCGAGAGCGCGTTCGCCGCCGGCCCTCCTGAGCTGAGCCAGGTCGCGCACCGGCTGGCCATGAGCCCGCGGACGCTCCAGCGCCGCCTGCGCCAGGAGGGCACGGGCTGGCGCGAGGAAGTGGACGGGTTCCGACAGCAGCGAGCGGATCAGATGTTGCGGGCGAGCTCGTTGAGCGTGGAAACGATCGCCGCACGAGTGGGTTACTCCGACCCTCGCGCGCTACGCCGCGCCGTTCACCGCTGGTACGGCCATGGCCCGGCGGCCGTCCGTTCTGACCCGAGTTGCACAGGTTCACCCCGGCGCGGTGATGGCGAGGAGCCGGTCGAATAG